A region from the Streptomyces lydicus genome encodes:
- a CDS encoding glycosyltransferase family 2 protein: MVPVPDDLVATAGDGPDATATPTVSVIVPVHNTRRYLDRSLGSVFAQTLDRRRIEVIAVDDGSTDGSAEWLEEQAGLHPHLTVLRQEASGGAGKPRNTGLDRATGDYVFFLDSDDRLAPGALARLVHMAERCGSDVVYGRIAGAEGRSAPVDLRTTSDQVSVFDSPVYWSLAAYKLFRRSFLEEHRLRFVEGRLLAEDLPFGIAALLRARTVSVLADQDCYYLHGRDDDSNASRQDIDWCEYLDYIGTVLDGLADEVPPGEQRDKLMIRHFHGEILMPFGAAYLARDEAGRHAMAAAARPLVERYLTDRVQAALPPRLRLRAHCLRAGLDEALTAVVRADTEGLPGPPRIADGRVYAGYPHFRDPQHPLPDACYDLTDRVVLRQRLIRWGWVGGVLHLRGTAELSLLGGDRVEVRLQRSGAVHHVPARYADGTWQAAVDPAAAADGGPLTDGIWGLKIAVTAHGAAGAEGPAFRREAWLAPEGGANGRECAPRIAGRGPAGPAVAALFLSQPHGHLHLDLDKDGARRSLGGDLRGTAHRTRSGRAALAAHLTLPGCPVDAELQLVLHDATRTVALPTTVERGADDHYTVRSVLRGGPRGSTWRVSLRVMAGPLRHDLPVRTAGGRTQLMFAVPGAGLPRRVLRRLRG; the protein is encoded by the coding sequence ATGGTGCCCGTTCCTGATGACCTCGTGGCCACGGCCGGCGACGGACCGGATGCCACGGCGACGCCGACCGTCTCCGTGATCGTGCCGGTGCACAACACCCGGCGCTACCTCGACCGCAGCCTCGGCTCGGTCTTCGCGCAGACGCTGGACCGCCGCCGGATCGAGGTGATCGCGGTCGACGACGGCTCCACCGACGGCAGCGCCGAGTGGCTGGAAGAACAGGCCGGCCTGCACCCCCACCTGACCGTGCTGCGCCAGGAGGCCTCGGGCGGCGCGGGCAAGCCGCGCAACACCGGGCTGGACCGTGCCACCGGCGACTACGTCTTCTTCCTCGACTCCGACGACCGGCTCGCCCCCGGGGCACTGGCCCGGCTCGTCCATATGGCCGAGCGGTGCGGCTCGGACGTCGTCTACGGCCGGATCGCCGGCGCCGAGGGCCGCTCCGCCCCCGTCGACCTGCGCACCACCAGCGACCAGGTCTCCGTCTTCGACTCCCCGGTCTACTGGTCGCTGGCCGCCTACAAGCTCTTCCGCCGCTCCTTCCTCGAAGAGCACCGGCTGCGTTTCGTCGAGGGCCGGCTGCTGGCTGAGGACCTGCCGTTCGGCATCGCCGCCCTGCTGCGCGCCCGGACCGTCTCCGTCCTCGCCGACCAGGACTGCTACTACCTGCACGGCCGCGACGACGACAGCAACGCCAGCCGCCAGGACATCGACTGGTGCGAATACCTCGACTACATCGGCACCGTCCTCGACGGCCTCGCGGACGAGGTCCCGCCCGGCGAACAGCGCGACAAGCTGATGATCCGGCACTTCCACGGCGAGATACTCATGCCCTTCGGGGCCGCCTATCTCGCCCGCGACGAGGCGGGCCGGCACGCGATGGCCGCGGCCGCCCGCCCGCTCGTCGAGCGCTACCTCACCGACCGCGTCCAGGCCGCCCTGCCGCCCCGGCTCCGGCTGCGCGCCCACTGCCTGCGCGCCGGGCTCGACGAGGCCCTGACCGCCGTCGTCCGGGCCGACACCGAGGGCCTGCCCGGCCCGCCGCGCATCGCCGACGGCCGCGTCTACGCCGGATACCCCCACTTCCGCGACCCGCAGCACCCGCTCCCCGACGCCTGCTACGACCTCACCGACCGGGTGGTGCTGCGCCAGCGCCTGATCCGCTGGGGCTGGGTCGGCGGCGTCCTGCACCTGCGGGGCACCGCAGAGCTGTCCCTGCTCGGCGGCGACCGGGTCGAGGTCCGGCTGCAGCGCAGCGGCGCCGTCCACCACGTGCCGGCGCGGTACGCGGACGGCACCTGGCAGGCCGCCGTCGACCCGGCGGCCGCCGCGGACGGCGGGCCGCTGACCGACGGCATCTGGGGCCTCAAGATCGCGGTCACCGCGCACGGCGCGGCGGGCGCCGAGGGGCCCGCCTTCCGCCGCGAGGCCTGGCTGGCCCCGGAAGGCGGGGCGAACGGGCGGGAGTGCGCACCGCGGATCGCCGGCCGGGGCCCGGCCGGCCCCGCCGTCGCCGCGCTCTTCCTCTCCCAGCCGCACGGCCATCTCCACCTCGACCTGGACAAGGACGGGGCCCGCCGGTCGCTCGGCGGCGACCTGCGCGGCACGGCGCACCGCACCCGCTCGGGGCGGGCCGCCCTCGCCGCCCACCTCACCCTGCCCGGCTGCCCCGTGGACGCCGAGCTGCAGCTGGTCCTCCACGACGCGACCCGCACCGTGGCGCTGCCCACCACGGTCGAACGGGGCGCCGACGACCACTACACCGTGCGCTCGGTGCTGCGCGGCGGCCCCCGGGGCAGCACCTGGCGGGTGTCCCTGCGGGTGATGGCGGGCCCGCTCCGCCACGACCTGCCGGTCCGGACGGCCGGCGGGCGGACGCAGCTGATGTTCGCCGTGCCCGGCGCCGGCCTCCCCAGGAGGGTGCTGCGCCGCCTGCGCGGCTGA
- a CDS encoding DUF1876 domain-containing protein, with protein sequence MLQTVVGWHVDMEFEEDTHRTRAAALVRLPDGTEVRAHGYASRHPVDSNQPRVGEEVAGARALNELAMQLLTKAHDEIDAVSGRTSHPLA encoded by the coding sequence ATGCTGCAGACCGTTGTCGGATGGCATGTCGACATGGAATTCGAGGAGGACACCCACCGCACCCGGGCCGCGGCCCTCGTACGGCTTCCCGACGGAACCGAGGTACGGGCCCACGGCTACGCCAGCCGCCACCCCGTCGACTCGAATCAGCCGCGGGTCGGCGAGGAGGTCGCGGGAGCCAGAGCGCTCAACGAACTGGCGATGCAGCTGCTGACCAAGGCGCACGACGAGATCGACGCGGTCTCGGGCCGGACGTCGCACCCGCTGGCCTGA
- the galE gene encoding UDP-glucose 4-epimerase GalE — MSYLITGGAGYIGAHVVRALREAGESVVVFDDLTTGVAARIPEGVPLVVGSTLDRALLDATLAEHGITDVVHLAAKKQVGESVEMPLHYYRENVHGLQTLLEAMAAGGVGRLVFSSSAAVYGMPDVDLVTEETPCTPINPYGETKLVGEWMARAAGRAHGISTACLRYFNVAGAATPELADTGVFNIVPMVFEKLTEGAAPRIFGDDYDTPDGTCIRDYIHVADLAEAHVSAARKLAEPGPVRDLTLNIGRGEGVSVREMVDLITEITGHRGVGAEVTPRRAGDPARVVAAADRIAAELGWKARYDVRDMITSAWAGWQHHRPQG, encoded by the coding sequence ATGTCTTACTTGATCACGGGTGGTGCCGGCTACATCGGCGCCCATGTCGTACGGGCCCTGCGTGAGGCAGGCGAGAGCGTCGTCGTGTTCGACGATCTGACGACGGGTGTGGCGGCCCGGATCCCGGAGGGCGTCCCCCTGGTGGTCGGCTCCACGCTCGACCGCGCGCTGCTCGATGCCACCCTCGCCGAGCACGGCATCACCGATGTGGTGCATCTGGCCGCCAAGAAGCAGGTCGGCGAGTCCGTCGAGATGCCGCTGCACTACTACCGCGAGAATGTGCACGGTCTGCAGACGCTGCTGGAGGCGATGGCCGCGGGCGGTGTCGGCCGGCTGGTGTTCTCCTCCTCTGCGGCGGTCTACGGCATGCCGGATGTCGACCTGGTCACCGAGGAGACCCCCTGCACCCCGATCAACCCGTACGGCGAGACCAAGCTCGTCGGCGAGTGGATGGCCCGTGCGGCGGGCCGGGCGCACGGCATCAGCACGGCCTGTCTGCGCTACTTCAACGTCGCCGGGGCGGCCACCCCCGAGCTGGCGGACACCGGCGTCTTCAACATCGTCCCGATGGTCTTCGAGAAGCTCACCGAGGGCGCGGCGCCGCGGATCTTCGGCGATGACTACGACACCCCCGACGGCACCTGCATCCGCGACTACATCCATGTCGCCGATCTCGCCGAGGCCCATGTGTCGGCCGCCCGCAAGCTCGCCGAGCCGGGCCCGGTGCGCGATCTGACGCTGAACATCGGGCGCGGCGAGGGCGTTTCGGTGCGCGAGATGGTGGATCTGATCACCGAGATCACCGGGCACCGGGGCGTCGGTGCCGAGGTCACCCCGCGCCGTGCGGGCGACCCGGCCCGGGTGGTCGCGGCCGCCGACCGGATCGCCGCGGAGCTGGGCTGGAAGGCCCGGTACGACGTCCGCGACATGATCACCTCGGCCTGGGCCGGCTGGCAGCACCACCGTCCGCAGGGCTGA
- a CDS encoding glycosyltransferase family 2 protein, which yields MKEALDPLTGPTITPSAQVSIVVIAFNDAGHVCDAVRSALAQGPPGETVTEVIAVNDASTDGTGAALDALAHGEPRLRVIHRDTNSGGCGTPRNDGLRAATGRFVMFLDSDDVLPPGAARALLAAAGEHDAPVVAGACVRRELPAHRDVPWQPGLYRETAVHSSPDKAPQLVRDTLCVNKLYERAFLDKHAITFPEGRFTYEDFVFTARVLAAAPRLVTIPDRVYVWHVRRSAARQSISLDRNDVANWQARIAAHRASVQIFLDAGHQALAHAAATKFLDHDLRMYVRELHTRGADYRAEWWRLTREYLAGFDEADLRAARAPARWLARVVLASPAPRDLERLTQLAARPGRLLPPYAEAGGRAVWSADLPEVVLDAMVTKPMHRLPVTIDAEPSPGGPGVLRLRVHDLYGRLAASGPESIDIELRRRRDDRRGPVHTAALTPAPATGGSQACWTAEVVLDLAALAEPGGEPCADPEPWDLMAQVSCADGAGFRAALRALGPGLRRRVLPSRRHTVLLVQPYATTGGALSLRVASGLRSVWRIAARRLRG from the coding sequence GTGAAAGAAGCCCTCGATCCGCTGACGGGGCCCACCATCACGCCTTCCGCTCAGGTCAGCATCGTCGTCATCGCCTTCAACGACGCCGGCCACGTCTGCGATGCGGTGCGCTCCGCGCTCGCGCAGGGGCCGCCCGGCGAAACGGTCACCGAAGTGATCGCGGTGAACGACGCCTCCACCGATGGCACCGGCGCCGCCCTGGACGCCCTCGCCCATGGCGAACCGCGGCTGAGGGTGATCCACCGCGACACGAACAGCGGCGGCTGCGGCACTCCGCGCAACGACGGTCTGCGGGCCGCCACCGGGCGCTTCGTGATGTTCCTCGACAGCGACGATGTGCTGCCCCCGGGTGCGGCCCGGGCGCTGCTGGCCGCCGCTGGTGAGCATGACGCCCCGGTCGTGGCCGGTGCCTGCGTACGCCGTGAGCTGCCCGCGCACCGCGATGTCCCCTGGCAGCCGGGCCTCTACCGCGAGACGGCGGTGCACAGCTCCCCCGACAAGGCCCCGCAGCTGGTCCGGGACACGCTGTGCGTCAACAAGCTCTACGAGCGGGCGTTCCTCGACAAGCACGCCATCACCTTCCCCGAGGGCCGCTTCACCTACGAGGACTTCGTTTTCACGGCGCGGGTGCTGGCCGCCGCCCCGCGCCTCGTGACGATCCCCGACCGGGTCTATGTCTGGCATGTGCGCCGTTCGGCGGCCCGGCAGTCGATCTCGCTGGACCGCAACGACGTCGCCAACTGGCAGGCGCGGATCGCGGCGCACCGTGCCAGCGTGCAGATCTTCCTGGACGCCGGGCACCAGGCGCTGGCGCACGCCGCGGCCACCAAGTTCCTCGACCACGATCTGCGGATGTACGTCCGCGAGCTGCACACCCGCGGCGCCGACTACCGCGCCGAGTGGTGGCGGCTGACCCGCGAGTATCTGGCGGGCTTCGACGAGGCCGATCTGCGTGCGGCGCGTGCCCCGGCGCGCTGGCTGGCCCGGGTGGTGCTGGCCTCGCCGGCCCCCAGGGACCTGGAGCGGCTGACGCAGCTGGCGGCCCGGCCGGGCCGGCTGCTGCCGCCGTACGCGGAGGCCGGCGGCCGCGCGGTGTGGTCCGCGGACCTGCCCGAGGTCGTGCTGGACGCGATGGTCACCAAGCCGATGCACCGGCTGCCGGTGACCATAGACGCCGAACCGTCCCCCGGCGGTCCGGGGGTGCTGCGGCTGCGGGTGCACGATCTGTACGGGCGGCTGGCCGCGTCCGGGCCGGAGAGCATCGACATCGAGCTGCGGCGCCGCCGGGACGACCGGCGCGGCCCGGTCCACACCGCCGCCCTCACCCCGGCCCCGGCCACCGGCGGGTCCCAGGCCTGCTGGACCGCCGAGGTCGTACTGGATCTCGCGGCGCTGGCCGAACCGGGCGGCGAGCCCTGCGCCGACCCCGAGCCGTGGGATCTGATGGCGCAGGTCAGCTGCGCGGACGGGGCGGGTTTCCGTGCGGCGCTGCGGGCCCTGGGACCGGGGCTGCGCCGCCGGGTGCTGCCCAGCCGCCGTCATACCGTGCTGCTGGTGCAGCCGTATGCAACGACCGGCGGCGCCCTGTCCCTGCGGGTCGCCTCCGGCCTGCGCAGCGTGTGGCGGATCGCCGCCCGGCGGCTGCGCGGCTGA